In Aquimarina sp. TRL1, a single window of DNA contains:
- a CDS encoding LytTR family DNA-binding domain-containing protein: protein MNMKLKCIIIDDEKMARNSLKVLLSAYCPMVEVIGEGEDEASVKKLFKELTPDIVFLDIQLGNNNIFTIIEDADYSNFKIVFISAHEEYALKGYKYNAIDYLLKPVDPIKLKEAVEKTAQILEKERASQNEIIENLQKIYAQNGPAQIILSDSRGSHVIKVDDIMYCIAERNYTSIILRDQPQIVVSKNLKFLEEKLSHPHFIRIHKSNLINIHYLKLLCNDDGGHIIMSDGKTLSISRDKKRMLLNSI from the coding sequence ATGAATATGAAATTAAAATGTATTATCATTGATGATGAAAAAATGGCTAGAAACAGCCTAAAGGTTTTATTAAGCGCCTATTGTCCAATGGTAGAAGTCATCGGAGAAGGAGAAGATGAGGCTTCTGTAAAAAAATTATTCAAAGAATTAACTCCAGATATTGTATTTCTGGATATCCAGCTTGGTAACAACAATATCTTTACTATTATTGAAGATGCTGATTACAGTAATTTTAAAATCGTTTTTATCTCCGCTCATGAAGAGTATGCCTTAAAAGGGTATAAGTACAATGCCATTGATTACCTGTTAAAACCGGTAGATCCTATTAAACTCAAGGAGGCTGTAGAAAAAACTGCTCAGATACTAGAAAAAGAAAGAGCTTCTCAAAATGAGATTATTGAAAACTTACAAAAAATATATGCACAAAACGGTCCGGCTCAAATTATTTTATCAGATTCCAGAGGGTCTCATGTGATTAAAGTAGATGATATTATGTATTGTATTGCAGAAAGAAACTACACATCAATCATCCTTAGAGATCAGCCGCAGATTGTCGTATCGAAAAACTTAAAATTTTTGGAAGAAAAACTAAGTCACCCTCATTTTATCAGAATTCACAAATCCAACCTTATCAATATTCACTACCTAAAATTGTTATGTAATGATGATGGTGGGCATATTATTATGAGTGATGGAAAAACACTTTCCATTTCCAGAGATAAAAAACGTATGTTGCTGAATAGTATTTAA
- a CDS encoding SsrA-binding protein, whose amino-acid sequence MKSSFFKILAAINKTLLPSYTKKRLDLSKASKFQLLIFGWRLYVTKRALHQ is encoded by the coding sequence ATGAAATCCTCTTTTTTTAAAATATTGGCAGCGATCAACAAGACACTACTCCCCAGTTACACCAAAAAACGACTTGATCTCAGTAAGGCTTCAAAATTTCAACTCCTTATTTTTGGTTGGCGCCTTTATGTGACTAAACGGGCTTTACATCAATAA
- a CDS encoding histidine kinase, whose product MSTNHYSTLLYILIGCFLFQTAYSKNFYSFPLQDTKIDSAKARLRKKIHNAKERNDAKKYIQYSLRLLRQEVHYELTNTDTEALFSLLDYCGEKENIDCLAETHMMIAKQFHKGEQYLEALDYFKRARELSQNSDSKNLKWEILICQGLLLSELYEYKLARENYIESLNYCTNNKYRTATSILNISATYTTGTLDSMVYYSSIALDKFKKIDPKTVSGPHLQQNIKTSVNNIAYGYIKQQKLLKAKRIIAENIDLNKTSHSQLYSFDSFFFHTLGELHYKLKEYDKAIEYYNRSIDTVIQNHPASNTYSLNDLAEIYEIKGDYKKANVYLKAKENYVKEVERLNIKKELAKTEYHRVLKKKNQIISTLEEKNIKTNKQVSNIRIIAITTGVFSLFSILIFLAFYQKSRLKIAQLNEEISLTRLKSLKSMMNPHFLFNSFNTLQSLILQKDKFQASEHMRSLSQLIRKTLFNADSLFIKLNEELEILETYIKLENERFDNQFILHKSVDQTLINMDPKIPSMIIQPHIENAILHGLSHKDKKILKIHFKKKGNLVQCIVEDNGIGREKSKELNTLKREAHLSIASKNTSERINLLKKIGYKETALHVDDLYDTENNPIGTRIIIDLPIIK is encoded by the coding sequence GTGTCAACTAATCACTATTCTACTTTATTATATATACTTATAGGGTGTTTCCTTTTCCAAACAGCCTATTCTAAAAACTTTTACTCATTTCCTCTTCAAGACACTAAAATCGATTCTGCAAAGGCACGGTTAAGAAAAAAAATACACAATGCCAAAGAAAGGAATGATGCAAAGAAATATATTCAATACAGCTTACGATTACTAAGACAAGAGGTTCATTACGAATTGACAAATACAGATACTGAAGCTCTTTTTTCTCTACTGGATTACTGTGGAGAGAAAGAAAATATCGATTGTCTGGCAGAAACACATATGATGATCGCAAAGCAGTTCCACAAAGGAGAACAATACCTGGAAGCATTGGATTATTTCAAAAGAGCCCGGGAATTATCACAAAACAGTGATAGCAAAAATCTGAAATGGGAAATCCTAATTTGTCAGGGGCTTTTACTATCAGAGCTCTATGAGTATAAACTTGCCAGAGAAAACTATATCGAATCTCTTAATTATTGTACAAATAACAAGTACAGAACCGCTACTTCTATCCTGAATATCTCCGCTACATATACTACAGGAACTTTGGATTCTATGGTATATTACTCCAGTATCGCTCTGGATAAATTCAAAAAAATAGATCCAAAAACCGTTAGCGGTCCTCACTTACAGCAAAACATCAAAACGAGTGTTAACAATATTGCTTATGGTTATATCAAACAGCAAAAATTATTAAAAGCAAAACGCATCATAGCAGAAAACATCGATCTGAACAAAACTTCTCACAGTCAATTATACTCTTTTGATTCTTTCTTTTTTCACACCCTTGGAGAGCTTCATTACAAGTTAAAAGAATATGATAAAGCCATTGAATACTACAATAGGTCTATCGATACAGTTATTCAGAATCACCCCGCTTCTAATACATATAGCTTAAATGATCTTGCTGAAATTTATGAGATAAAAGGAGATTATAAAAAGGCGAACGTCTACTTAAAAGCTAAAGAAAACTATGTCAAAGAAGTTGAACGATTAAACATAAAAAAAGAACTAGCCAAAACAGAATACCATCGTGTCCTGAAGAAAAAAAATCAAATTATCAGTACACTGGAGGAAAAAAACATAAAAACCAATAAGCAGGTTTCTAACATTAGGATTATTGCGATTACCACCGGGGTTTTTAGTCTATTTAGTATTTTAATATTTCTGGCTTTTTATCAAAAAAGCCGTTTAAAAATTGCTCAACTAAATGAAGAAATCAGCCTTACCCGACTCAAGTCCTTAAAATCTATGATGAATCCTCACTTTTTATTCAACTCCTTTAATACCCTTCAGAGTCTTATCCTGCAAAAAGATAAATTTCAGGCCAGCGAGCACATGCGTTCTTTATCTCAGCTGATTCGAAAAACCTTATTTAATGCGGATAGCCTTTTTATCAAACTCAATGAAGAACTGGAAATTCTGGAAACATATATTAAACTTGAAAATGAGCGATTCGACAATCAGTTCATCTTACACAAATCTGTTGACCAAACACTAATCAACATGGATCCAAAAATCCCATCCATGATTATTCAACCACATATAGAAAATGCTATTCTACACGGACTTAGCCATAAGGACAAAAAGATACTAAAGATCCATTTCAAAAAAAAGGGGAATCTTGTGCAATGCATTGTAGAAGATAACGGGATCGGACGAGAAAAATCAAAAGAACTCAATACACTTAAACGAGAAGCACATTTATCGATTGCTTCAAAAAATACCTCAGAAAGAATTAATCTGTTAAAAAAAATCGGCTATAAAGAGACAGCTCTGCATGTTGATGATTTATATGATACAGAAAATAACCCGATAGGAACCCGGATTATTATTGATCTTCCTATCATTAAATGA
- a CDS encoding PKD domain-containing protein has protein sequence MKYLITTVLFFLLRIIAFSQEGESTTQPPAIFPTSPEAASLGKYGEIPVNLSTGRINHTIPLHTINEAGFRLPISLSYNYSGLMVDEIPGATGLGWDFSGKGMITRQVRGLADESQLGYIGPNKIGEKVHKFHTNSHNMSSEELGVLIRESAAGKWDTESDKYMISVGSLSATFYFNHNGEAVFAPYKNYKLTRLPNNGGFKLIDDSGIIYYFELQETTEIETLSATEPTITIYPSAWVITKIELPNTKTITFQYQNYRVRQRTHADTWTLVDIGSPDYQRCVQERSLNSVSHSFSDNQTSGLLPSKIITPSETIDLTYSIPSSVTLNQNLTTLDAVTITNSIGQKVMEYTLGYNNKTSPRKVLTTINRRKNSVSKYQEYYRFEYYGNPPTDIAYYKQDYWGYYSGSTNNTGSLISENSNRSPNFNNTQQGALKKIYYPTKGYSEFIYEQNQVFGKLDTGEIGNEARLDFSVNEVITSDSYALDENINKTIRVPFSPKPLPGGGAIKVSLGYYLHTSMGYSLASVELKKVGAGMFVHCTGERNGTCNYKTEISSAEQEPVTKQQDQTLYTLEPGDYELIVRLERIAAPSNPDRTPRAIANVLLKYYSGTPAAEPEVINIPFGGLRIKEVNSYDSQGGRTTKRYSYLKEDGVTSSGINLSKPVFVNKESHHYLPDLTPHGRPKMDCNLTRRLSSSVIPLSTYIGSPVLYTTVEEQLVNDNNEILKSRFYFSGATDVTESFPYAPTEKKNWRKGLTLQQQSYIKNGNTFEINGKISNIYKSLERYTGTLSHLNSYNLKAGKVRYTFDAAGHPLTASSGLNNSQYTRYVNRSELYPVITSKQEEIHHGQTITKDIVYTYDRPYGQLKKQVTTDSQNNEISSTYLYPYDKAGAVNNTLRHQNRISTAIEVSTARNNELLQTQSTEFKNWENGLLLPSYTKVAKGNKEAVVTLRYHRYDETGNPIEVSRENGSSQVLIWGYQNQLPVAKIENASYNDIAPYIASLKTASNADTDHCRQPGCKEQLLREALDNVREQFPDAMVTTYTYDPLIGVTSITDPRGNTIYHTYDAFNRLSYTEDHNGHVLQKYSYNYDGEKEATYGAFSIAIDGATQGQPEQAIPYTASVSRNGNSGRFIYTWWVDNIEVSCGVQSQINRTFNQQGNHQIRLKVVDTQTKEAKTVSKNIQIAYPALQTPVVTASSTHTIKGTPIVFTTTSGGGSGSLQYQWYVNNSLQHDTDSRFDFSNSTVGTYSVYCKVTDTKTGTSKNSAVKKVYTYNALSTPELTVSKTEVIKGTKVTYTASGISGGSGSYTYQWYVNNSLQNVNSTTLSYTHTTTGAFSVYLKVVDTKVASHTKNTTTKKVNVYNSLATPGVYPSHRHFTKGTSVSFPTSNVAGGSGHRRYQWYINNTLQAYTGVKLVHSFASAGTYTIRFRVIDKKVSDHSKEESVTIYAYPPLSTPTVSATKTHINQGTNTTFRVNNISGGSGSRKIEWYVNNVKQSASSTSYSYNFPNSGTYTIKCKVIDLKLQNENYKWSSNSPVLKVYPKMIMRTSQSATSVSGTYPSVSFQVTSLSGGSGSRTQVSWKAFKSISPSKVLGTGSGSQFHFSNFETGTHEYNITATVTDKLTGQQVRNLMVVIGSVSSDNGGGDGNTGDQH, from the coding sequence ATGAAATACTTAATTACAACAGTACTCTTTTTCTTGCTAAGAATTATCGCTTTTTCTCAGGAAGGAGAATCTACTACACAGCCTCCCGCAATATTTCCAACTTCTCCAGAAGCAGCAAGCTTAGGAAAATATGGAGAGATTCCTGTTAATCTTTCTACTGGAAGAATAAATCATACAATTCCATTGCACACCATTAATGAAGCAGGTTTTCGTTTGCCGATTTCACTGTCCTATAACTATTCTGGGTTGATGGTGGATGAGATTCCAGGGGCAACAGGATTAGGTTGGGATTTTTCTGGTAAAGGAATGATTACTAGACAGGTTCGGGGACTTGCAGATGAGTCGCAACTAGGATATATCGGACCTAATAAGATAGGAGAAAAAGTACATAAATTCCATACCAATTCTCACAATATGTCCTCAGAAGAACTTGGGGTGTTGATACGCGAGTCTGCAGCAGGAAAATGGGATACAGAATCTGATAAATATATGATCAGTGTAGGTTCTCTATCAGCTACTTTTTACTTTAATCATAATGGAGAAGCTGTTTTTGCTCCCTATAAAAACTACAAACTTACTCGTTTACCTAATAATGGAGGGTTTAAGCTTATTGATGATTCAGGGATTATATATTATTTTGAACTACAAGAAACTACTGAGATTGAAACTTTAAGCGCTACAGAGCCTACAATCACTATATACCCTTCTGCTTGGGTAATCACTAAAATAGAATTGCCAAATACCAAAACTATTACTTTTCAATACCAAAACTATAGGGTACGACAGAGAACTCATGCTGATACCTGGACTTTAGTAGATATTGGTTCTCCAGATTATCAACGTTGTGTACAGGAACGTAGCTTAAACAGTGTTTCTCACTCTTTTTCAGATAATCAGACTTCAGGGCTTTTACCAAGTAAAATTATTACTCCTTCAGAGACTATCGATCTTACCTATAGTATTCCTTCCAGCGTAACATTGAATCAAAACTTAACCACGTTAGATGCCGTAACCATTACTAACTCTATAGGGCAAAAAGTAATGGAATATACTTTAGGATATAATAATAAGACCTCTCCGAGAAAAGTCCTTACCACCATTAATAGGCGAAAAAATTCAGTCAGTAAATATCAAGAATATTATCGTTTTGAATATTATGGTAATCCTCCAACTGATATTGCTTATTATAAGCAAGATTATTGGGGATATTATAGTGGTAGTACTAATAATACTGGTAGCCTTATTTCAGAAAACTCCAATCGATCTCCTAATTTTAACAATACTCAACAAGGAGCTTTGAAAAAGATATACTATCCTACCAAAGGGTATTCAGAGTTTATATATGAACAGAATCAGGTGTTCGGAAAACTAGATACGGGAGAAATAGGAAATGAAGCCCGTTTAGATTTTTCTGTAAATGAGGTTATTACCTCAGATAGTTATGCGCTGGATGAAAATATAAATAAAACGATTAGGGTTCCTTTTTCCCCCAAGCCCCTTCCAGGTGGAGGAGCTATTAAAGTTAGTTTAGGTTATTATTTGCACACTTCTATGGGGTATTCTCTGGCCTCAGTAGAACTTAAAAAAGTTGGAGCAGGTATGTTTGTACATTGTACAGGCGAGAGAAATGGAACTTGCAACTATAAAACGGAAATTTCTTCGGCAGAACAAGAGCCGGTTACCAAACAACAAGATCAAACATTATATACTTTGGAACCTGGAGATTACGAGTTGATTGTTAGGCTAGAAAGAATTGCAGCTCCCTCAAACCCTGATAGAACGCCAAGAGCTATAGCCAATGTGCTATTAAAATATTATTCAGGGACTCCTGCTGCGGAACCAGAAGTGATTAATATTCCCTTTGGAGGATTGAGAATTAAAGAAGTAAATTCTTATGATAGTCAGGGAGGGCGTACTACTAAACGGTATTCGTATCTGAAAGAAGATGGGGTTACCTCTTCAGGGATCAATCTTTCAAAACCTGTATTTGTAAACAAAGAATCTCATCATTATCTTCCGGACTTAACCCCTCATGGTAGACCAAAAATGGATTGTAATCTTACCAGAAGATTATCTTCCAGTGTTATTCCGTTAAGCACCTATATAGGCAGCCCAGTATTATATACTACTGTAGAAGAGCAATTGGTAAACGATAATAATGAAATACTTAAAAGTCGATTCTATTTTTCAGGAGCAACAGATGTAACAGAAAGTTTTCCTTATGCTCCTACAGAGAAAAAAAACTGGAGAAAAGGGTTGACATTACAGCAACAATCTTATATAAAAAACGGGAATACATTTGAGATAAATGGAAAAATCTCCAATATATATAAGTCTTTAGAGCGTTATACGGGAACCTTAAGTCATTTGAATTCATATAACTTAAAAGCAGGTAAAGTAAGGTATACCTTTGATGCTGCCGGGCACCCATTAACTGCTTCTTCTGGACTTAATAATTCTCAATATACTCGCTACGTAAATCGTTCCGAGTTATACCCTGTTATTACATCAAAACAAGAAGAAATACATCATGGTCAAACCATTACCAAAGATATTGTTTATACCTATGATAGGCCATATGGGCAATTAAAAAAACAAGTTACTACCGATAGTCAGAACAATGAAATTAGTTCAACTTACTTATATCCATATGATAAGGCTGGGGCGGTTAATAATACATTACGACATCAAAATCGAATTAGTACTGCAATAGAAGTTAGCACTGCTAGGAATAATGAGCTGCTACAGACGCAAAGTACTGAATTTAAAAATTGGGAAAATGGTCTTTTGTTACCCTCTTATACTAAAGTTGCCAAGGGTAATAAAGAAGCCGTAGTAACTCTGCGATACCATCGATATGATGAGACAGGAAATCCAATTGAAGTTTCCAGAGAAAATGGAAGCTCTCAAGTACTTATTTGGGGATACCAAAATCAGCTTCCTGTTGCTAAAATCGAAAATGCGAGCTATAATGATATAGCTCCTTATATAGCAAGCCTAAAAACAGCATCAAATGCTGATACAGATCACTGTCGTCAGCCAGGTTGTAAAGAACAACTCCTTAGAGAAGCGCTTGACAATGTAAGAGAACAATTTCCTGATGCCATGGTGACTACCTATACCTATGACCCGCTTATAGGAGTTACCAGTATCACTGATCCCAGAGGGAATACGATCTATCATACCTATGATGCTTTTAACAGACTCTCCTACACTGAGGATCACAATGGTCATGTGCTTCAAAAATATTCATATAATTATGATGGAGAAAAGGAAGCTACTTATGGGGCTTTTAGTATTGCTATTGACGGAGCAACTCAGGGGCAACCAGAGCAGGCAATACCTTATACAGCATCAGTATCAAGAAATGGAAACAGTGGACGTTTTATCTATACCTGGTGGGTGGATAATATAGAGGTTTCCTGTGGGGTGCAATCACAGATCAACAGAACCTTTAATCAGCAAGGAAATCATCAGATACGTCTTAAAGTAGTAGACACTCAAACCAAAGAAGCAAAAACGGTTTCTAAAAATATACAAATAGCCTATCCTGCTTTACAAACACCAGTAGTGACAGCCAGTAGCACACATACCATTAAAGGAACTCCAATTGTCTTTACTACTACCAGTGGAGGAGGCTCAGGTAGCTTACAATATCAGTGGTATGTAAATAATAGTTTGCAACATGATACCGATTCCCGTTTTGATTTTTCTAATAGTACAGTAGGGACGTATTCCGTGTATTGCAAAGTAACAGACACAAAAACAGGAACGTCTAAAAATAGTGCAGTCAAAAAGGTGTACACCTATAACGCCCTTAGTACCCCTGAACTAACAGTTTCCAAAACAGAAGTTATAAAAGGGACTAAGGTAACCTATACCGCTTCGGGTATTAGTGGAGGATCAGGCAGCTATACCTATCAATGGTATGTAAACAACAGTTTGCAAAATGTCAATAGCACAACCTTATCCTATACCCATACTACTACAGGAGCTTTTTCTGTATATCTAAAAGTAGTAGATACCAAGGTAGCTAGTCATACTAAAAACACAACAACTAAAAAAGTAAACGTATATAATAGTTTGGCTACTCCCGGAGTCTACCCCAGTCACAGGCATTTTACTAAAGGAACCTCTGTTAGTTTCCCTACTTCTAATGTAGCAGGAGGGTCTGGGCATCGACGTTACCAATGGTATATTAATAATACGTTACAAGCCTATACAGGAGTTAAGTTAGTTCATTCTTTTGCCTCTGCAGGAACTTATACCATACGATTTAGAGTGATTGATAAAAAAGTTTCTGATCATTCTAAAGAAGAAAGTGTAACGATATATGCTTATCCCCCTTTAAGCACCCCAACAGTAAGTGCAACGAAAACTCATATTAATCAAGGAACCAACACTACTTTTAGGGTAAATAATATCTCAGGAGGATCAGGATCGAGAAAAATTGAATGGTATGTAAATAACGTAAAACAAAGTGCTAGCTCGACCTCATATTCGTATAATTTTCCTAATTCAGGAACTTATACCATTAAATGTAAGGTTATTGATTTAAAGCTGCAAAATGAGAATTATAAGTGGAGTTCTAATTCCCCTGTTTTAAAGGTGTATCCTAAAATGATTATGAGAACCAGCCAATCTGCTACTTCAGTATCGGGCACTTATCCAAGTGTATCGTTTCAAGTAACCAGTCTTTCCGGAGGATCAGGATCTCGCACTCAAGTATCCTGGAAAGCGTTCAAAAGTATAAGCCCATCCAAGGTTTTGGGAACAGGTTCAGGAAGCCAATTTCATTTTTCCAATTTCGAAACAGGAACTCATGAATATAATATTACTGCAACAGTAACAGATAAGCTTACCGGACAACAAGTAAGGAATCTTATGGTAGTCATAGGGAGTGTATCTTCTGATAATGGAGGAGGTGATGGAAATACAGGAGATCAACATTAA
- a CDS encoding adenine phosphoribosyltransferase, which translates to MEFNQLIRDIQDFPKEGILFKDITPLLGNPKALVAAADRLAAVSPEGISIDKVIGIEARGFILGSMIAERLEAGFVPVRKKGKLPFTTKQRQYGLEYGTDVLEIHTDAIQPGDHVLVHDDVLATGGTAKAVCELVEELGGIVVQCNFIMELTFLDGGSKLKAPIQSLLQY; encoded by the coding sequence ATGGAATTTAATCAGTTAATACGTGATATACAGGATTTTCCCAAAGAGGGCATCCTTTTCAAAGATATAACCCCCTTACTCGGAAACCCCAAAGCACTGGTAGCTGCAGCAGATCGATTAGCAGCAGTGAGCCCTGAAGGAATATCGATTGATAAAGTGATCGGTATAGAGGCAAGAGGGTTTATTTTAGGCAGTATGATAGCAGAACGCCTGGAAGCCGGTTTTGTTCCGGTAAGAAAAAAAGGGAAACTGCCATTTACAACCAAACAAAGACAGTATGGGTTAGAATACGGAACAGATGTGTTGGAAATTCATACAGATGCGATTCAACCTGGGGATCACGTGTTGGTACATGATGATGTATTAGCTACCGGAGGAACGGCAAAAGCAGTATGTGAATTGGTGGAAGAGTTAGGAGGGATCGTAGTACAGTGTAATTTTATAATGGAATTGACATTTCTCGATGGAGGATCAAAATTAAAAGCTCCGATTCAATCACTTTTACAATATTAA